In the genome of Candidatus Saganbacteria bacterium, the window TTTTACGATCAACACAGGAACAAAAATAACAGCTTACCCTTTTAAACCCGGGAAATTAGCGATCGAAAGCATGGATTATCCAGACCTGCGGCATGTTGAAGGTAAAACCGGGCAAATACCGCCGGTAAAAAGGAACTGGCTGCTTAAGATCATGGAGACATTCGGACTAAATGGCGTGATGATGACCATAGAAAATACCGATGAAAGGACGATGTCTGGAGGACTTGGCGGTTCGGCGACAGTAAGCACTTCAGTAGCAATATTAGCAGCTCATTTAGCGGGGATAGCGCTGTCAAAAGCACAAACAGTTTCATTGGCTTCTGTCTATGAAAATGATCTGGGGGTGAGCCTGACAGGCACACAGGAACAATGGAACGTGGTCCGGGGAGGCATAGCTGATCATGTGTGGTTTCCTTTTGGAAGGCCGGGTCTGGGTACGGGATACGGGGATGCGGTTGTCAGGACACTTTTACAGCCCGCGCAATACGGTGACGTGCGGCCTCATATGGCCTTGATCCATTCCGGCAGGATGCATGCTAGCAAGGCTGTTAACCGTGAGTGGCTGAGGAAGATAAAAACTGCGGCCGGATACAGAGATTACGCGGGATTACTTCCTTTGGCTTATGATTTTGCGGAAGCCGTGCGTACCCGGGACTGGGGAAAAGCTTCAGAACTTATAGAAAAATACAGAGCGATCCGTACGACACTGTGCAGAGAATATATGTCAGGCTCAGAGTGGCTTTATGAGATCGCTTCAAGGAACAAGACTGTAATATTCCCGCTTGGCGCGGGTGGCGGGGGCGTATGTCTGAATTTTGGCGAGACACCGGGCGCAGTTGAAAGTACGGTAGCTGAAGTCAGGGCTATTGATCCCGGACGTATCATAGACTTTGATCTCAGAGAAAAAGGTCACATATTGGAGAACGTATCATGATAGGTTTTATTTTGGCTGAAGGCATGGGATCAAGGCTCTATCCGCTGACTTTAAGGAAAGCGAATCAGATCAGCATCGAAAGAGGTATTCCGCCACGCTGTTTTAATATAAATGTCAGGCCAAAGCCCCTGGCCCCGATAACGAACCGTCCGATGATATATTCGTCACTTTTGATGATGAGATCGTTGGGAGTCGACAAAACATTCGTAACAACGGGGGTATGGAACGATATCTATATGAAACATTTCGAGCAGCTTGGTGTTGATGCATATCTTGTCAAGAACAGGCGGCTGGGATATTTCGAGAAGATAGTCAAGATCGTCATGGAAGAGGTCCGGAAAGGTTATAAAGGGACCGTGGTCGTTCTAAGCGGCGATATTGTCTCGAATATCGATCCCCGTCCCGCGTTAGCTGTACATGAAAGACAAAAAGCCACGGCAACCATTGTATCAACACCCATAACAGATGATGTAAGGACCTGTTCTCCTATAGTTATAGAAGATCCGCTTCAAAAGAGCGGCCTGATCGCTGATTACCGCCATAAGCTGTCCCGGCAAGATGCGTTGAAACTGAGCCGCTACAGGAATTCATCCGTTTATCTATTTGACACTTCCTTTTTTGAGATGGTAGCCGGAATGGCCGATGAAGACGATTTAGATTTCAGCGAAGATATCTTTCCATGGCTGGTAAAAAACAGGAGTGCCAAATTTATGGGATATGCTTCGGACGCTCTGTGGGCAGATGTCGGCGAGCTTGACTATTATTTAAATATTCAACGGGCGGCACTGGATCAGAGACTGCATTTTCCGTATACAGAGGAGTTTTATCCTCAGAGCAGAATATATGCTGCTGGCAGATATAGAGTCTTAGGCCCGAGCATTATCTCCGAGGGTTGTGATATCGGAAGAGGCAGCGTTATCGGGCCGTATGCTGTGATAGGAGAAGGATGGGGGATCGGTTCCAATTCAAAAATCATCCGGTCCGTATTTTGGCCTGTTGATATCGGCCCGTCAGGATACCCGGGATGTTTTACGGTTGAGTCTGGAGTGACGGTCGCAGACTGCGCTGTCGGCAGCGGCCGCATCGACAGAGATGCGCGTGAAGAGGTCATCGTGAGTAACGGATCAGAAACTTTTCGCAGACAGCTGAATATTTCGGGTGGTCATTGATCTAAAGAAAGGTAATTTATATGTCAGTTTCTTTGAACAGGGCCAGGACAGTCGCGATATTCGATATGAACGGGACAATGATAAATGACGGCCGGTTTCATAGAAATGCATGGATGTCATATTGTCAGAAAAAAGGTCATGCTACTATCACGCCTGACATATACAGCCGTCATATTGCCGGCCGCAATAACCGTGACATTTTGACATTTTTTCTTGGCCGCCAACCGGATCCTGATGAATTGCATCTATTAGGCAGGGAAAAGGAAGCCATCTACAGGGATTCTTATAGACCATTCCTTGCGGAGGTTCCGGGATTGACGGTGTTCCTTGACCAGCTAAAAAAGGCAGGGATACCCAGAGTCCTAGCGACTTCTGCCGGCAAAGAGAATATTGACTTTGTGCTGGACGGATTGAATTTGCGCCGTTTCTTTTCACAAATAATCGGAGGAGACGGCATCAAAAACGGAAAGCCGGCGCCGGACATATTTCTTAAGGCAGCCGAGGTCGCAGGCAAAGCTCCTCAGGATTGCGTGGTATTTGAGGATGCCTTCTCGGGGTTCAAAGCTGCGTTATCCGCGGGGTCAAAATGTGTGGGGCTTATTACAAATCTCACAGAAGAGCAGATAATCGCAGCCGGGGTAGATCTGGCAATAAAGGATTTTACTCAGATATCAGTGAGCATATTGGACAGCCTATTTGTGAAAAAAGGATGAACAGGAAATGCACAGAGCGAATATAATACCTGAGGCGAACAGATACGCGCAGTTATTGACGACACATATAACACGTCAGCGGGGTGCCGCGTTCAGGCCTTTTGACGGGGTAATGACCCTGCCGAGGCAGCTGGAGATCCATCTTTCAAACGATCTGGGAAAGCGCTGCAATATAAATTGCATTCATTGCCAGGGGCAGCACCTCCAGCAGGTAATAACGCCTTTCTATGATAAGGTCTCTTCTCTGGTCGCAAAATTAAAAGGACGGATCCCTCTTTTTGTTCTGTCAGGAGCTTATTCTGAACCGGCATTGAACGAAAAGCTGATCGATCTGCTGGAACTCATTAAATCGACGGGTTCAAGTTTCGGCCTGCATACGAACGGCACGCTTCTCAGGGGTTTGGAAAGAAAGAACGGTTTTTTGACAAGACTGCATGCGGCCGCGGGTTCAGAAGATGATTACATGACCGTGGCGATCGATGCATGCAGTCCGGAATCCTTTGAAAAGACAAAAAGAAGATCAGGCAGACTTTATGACGAGGTGATCACCGGCCTTAGAGAATTGTATAGGATCAGGACGCAAACGCCAAAAGAGACATTGAAGACCAGGATAACATATCTGTTGAACGACTATAACAGTGATCCGACCGAGCTTCAAAAATTTGTCGAGCTGATGAGATCGGTAGAAGTGGATTCAGTCAGGTTCGCGGTGCCTTACGCGCCTTACGGTACACCTCTTGCACAGTGTCTTGAACATAAGGAGGAGGTGGAACTGCCTTTTTATGAGAAATACTGGCACGCCATCGCGCCTCTACTGTCAAAAGTGCCAGGTCAAAGGACTCATGTCTTTGTAATGACACCTGAAAAACAGGACGTGGAAAAAATAGATTTTTATCACTGTTACTACGGATATTACATGATAAATCTCGGAGCTGACGGGTTTTTCTACAGGTGTTCGGCTGTTGCGCATCCGGGGTTTAAAAGCCACAGGCTAGGTCCGGTCACGGATGACCTTAATGAGTTTTACGCGATGATACTTAAGAACCAGCAGGAAGGCTTTGACCCTATGAAATGTTGCCTTCCTTTCGGGGCAAGATGCAACAGGGCATCGATCGAGATCAACAGGCAGTTTGACGACGAGTATTATCCTGATAAAGAGGTCTGATAATGATACAAGGAAAGATCCAGCTCGGACAGATAGGTTATGGATACTGGGGGCAGCGGCTCTACAGCTATTTTTCTGCGCATCCGGGATTCGAGGTCACAAAAATCGCAGTCAGAGAGCCGCTCAAGGCCAGAAGCGGCCTGAACTGCAGAATGACTTCAGCCCAAGATATTTACGATGACAAGAACATTAAGGCAGTAATTGTTGCGACCCCGGTTGAGACCCATTACGGGATCGCAAAGGATGTCCTGGCAAGCGGCAAGCACCTGTTTTGCGAAAAAGTGTTCACAGGTACAGCAAAAGAGGCCGAAGAATTACAGAGAATGGCAGAACAGAGACAGCTTAAGATAATGGTCGATTATACGTTCACGTTTTCACATGGCGTGAGAAGAATGGTCGAAATAGCGAAGTCCGGGCAGATCGGAAAGCTGTCTTCG includes:
- a CDS encoding GHMP kinase, translated to MSIKRTGILVSHSGYAVHNRLADAEKRGKLPSVTGFHRIDGPGSGLNMPLVQRTYFSFREVPGRLDRDPSWKWSKGLPRTVDFTINTGTKITAYPFKPGKLAIESMDYPDLRHVEGKTGQIPPVKRNWLLKIMETFGLNGVMMTIENTDERTMSGGLGGSATVSTSVAILAAHLAGIALSKAQTVSLASVYENDLGVSLTGTQEQWNVVRGGIADHVWFPFGRPGLGTGYGDAVVRTLLQPAQYGDVRPHMALIHSGRMHASKAVNREWLRKIKTAAGYRDYAGLLPLAYDFAEAVRTRDWGKASELIEKYRAIRTTLCREYMSGSEWLYEIASRNKTVIFPLGAGGGGVCLNFGETPGAVESTVAEVRAIDPGRIIDFDLREKGHILENVS
- a CDS encoding NDP-sugar synthase: MIGFILAEGMGSRLYPLTLRKANQISIERGIPPRCFNINVRPKPLAPITNRPMIYSSLLMMRSLGVDKTFVTTGVWNDIYMKHFEQLGVDAYLVKNRRLGYFEKIVKIVMEEVRKGYKGTVVVLSGDIVSNIDPRPALAVHERQKATATIVSTPITDDVRTCSPIVIEDPLQKSGLIADYRHKLSRQDALKLSRYRNSSVYLFDTSFFEMVAGMADEDDLDFSEDIFPWLVKNRSAKFMGYASDALWADVGELDYYLNIQRAALDQRLHFPYTEEFYPQSRIYAAGRYRVLGPSIISEGCDIGRGSVIGPYAVIGEGWGIGSNSKIIRSVFWPVDIGPSGYPGCFTVESGVTVADCAVGSGRIDRDAREEVIVSNGSETFRRQLNISGGH
- a CDS encoding HAD-IA family hydrolase, giving the protein MSVSLNRARTVAIFDMNGTMINDGRFHRNAWMSYCQKKGHATITPDIYSRHIAGRNNRDILTFFLGRQPDPDELHLLGREKEAIYRDSYRPFLAEVPGLTVFLDQLKKAGIPRVLATSAGKENIDFVLDGLNLRRFFSQIIGGDGIKNGKPAPDIFLKAAEVAGKAPQDCVVFEDAFSGFKAALSAGSKCVGLITNLTEEQIIAAGVDLAIKDFTQISVSILDSLFVKKG
- a CDS encoding radical SAM protein — protein: MHRANIIPEANRYAQLLTTHITRQRGAAFRPFDGVMTLPRQLEIHLSNDLGKRCNINCIHCQGQHLQQVITPFYDKVSSLVAKLKGRIPLFVLSGAYSEPALNEKLIDLLELIKSTGSSFGLHTNGTLLRGLERKNGFLTRLHAAAGSEDDYMTVAIDACSPESFEKTKRRSGRLYDEVITGLRELYRIRTQTPKETLKTRITYLLNDYNSDPTELQKFVELMRSVEVDSVRFAVPYAPYGTPLAQCLEHKEEVELPFYEKYWHAIAPLLSKVPGQRTHVFVMTPEKQDVEKIDFYHCYYGYYMINLGADGFFYRCSAVAHPGFKSHRLGPVTDDLNEFYAMILKNQQEGFDPMKCCLPFGARCNRASIEINRQFDDEYYPDKEV